TCTGTGGTATGTTGGGGATACAGAACAAGGTCAATCCACGGCCTGTGTTACGATAGGGGATGTAGTGTTTTTTTTGTGAGGTAAAATTGGAAACTGACAAAGGCGTTTGTTGGGTACGACTTTTCGACACCCGCTCCCGTGCATAGGATGCATATGCCTTCAGATACATTGTTTTGCTATCTACACCAAGCGGCGGTTGCCCGAATGCACCTGCTCCGTGAAAGCGTCCTTGGGTTTGGAGGGCTCCACCTTCTGGGCCACGACCACCGCTGGCGTGGCTGTCTGGTCGGCaggcgcggcgacgacaaCAGTAGCCACAACAATAGGAGcagcctcgacggcctcgacaacATCGACACCCACGGCCGTCtcaacgacggcgagctgcgcgagccCACGCACAGCGTCAATAGGGAGGCTTGTGCCGTCAGCAGCCAGGGTGGCAGCATTCACGGCAGCGAGGTGGTCGGGGTCCTTCTCGTGGAGGCGATGCGTGTGCATCTTGTCCCTGATCTCACTCAGCacgttgccgagctcgtgtGCCTCAGCGCGCAGCTTGGCGCCCTCAGCAGCCACTCGCGACGCGTCCCACCGCATGCCCGCGACACCTCCGTAGTCGGCGCCAACCTGCTTCTCCCAGCTTGCACCCGGCACAAGGTCGTGCTTGATCTCATCCTTGAGCAGGCGCGGCGTGCCCACCCCACGGTATCCGAAAGCCGTGTAGACCTGAACCATGGCGGCACCGGCACGGGCCATGGCAAGCGCGTCCTCTCCGTCCCAcacgccgccagcgccgatGATCGGCACGTTGGGCGGGAGGAGAGGCCGCAGCGTCTTGAGCGCCGCAAGCGCGTACGGGAACAGCGGGCGGCCTGAGAGAccaccgacctcgccagcgTTTTCTGCCGTCAGCAAAAAGTTACGTCTGACTCACCGGACTgcaggccgagctcctcgcggcggagggTCGTGTTGGAGACAatgacgccgtcgacgccagTCGTGCGCACTGcgctggcgacgtcggcgagctcatcctcgctcAGGTCACAGGTGACCTTGACGGCAACCTTGGGGAGACCGTCGACAGCGATagcgtcgcgctcagccACAACCCcacggaggaggcgctcgagcggcTCGCGGCTCTGTAGAGCGCGCAGGCCCGGCGTgttcggcgacgagatgtTGAtcacgacgacgtcggcgtaGGGACCCAGCGTGCGCACGCCGCGGATGTAGTCGTCGTCAGAGTCGGCAGGCGACGTCTTGTTcttgccgaggttgacggcgaggatgtGCCCGGGGCGCAGCGAGCGGGGGAGGCCGGCAGGCGGGGTGAGCGAGCCGTTGGGGAAGAGCTCGGGGTGGTCACCCGCGAAGGAGACGAGACGCTTGCGGAGCTGACCGAGAGCCTGGCCGTGTCCGAGCGAGTTGAAGCCGTACCGGTTAatggcggcgtcgtcctcctcgagtcGGAAGAAGCGGGGGAGAGGGTTTCCGCTCTGAGGCTGAGGGCAAATACTCCCCACCTCGACGTACGCGAATCCAATGTCGAACAATCCGTCAATGCACTGCGCATCCTTGTCGAACCCAGCAGCAATACCGATGGGGTTGACGAGCGGCATGCCCAtcagctcggccttgagggcTGGCCCATCGACGCCCATGTCCATGGGCCGCGCCCACGACGGCGCAGAGAGCACCTTGACCGCGAGCTTGTGACCCTgctcggggtcggcgaTTGCGCGCACAACAGGCATGACGACGTGCTCGTGTGCGACACTCCGCGAGTCGTAATAGTACACTgagccgaggagggcgactGTCCCGATGATGAGGGACGATGCAATCCAGCGCCGGGGATGCGTCGTGCCGCTGCTCGCATGCCGCACCCCTCCGAGAGCGGGGGCGCGGGCAGTCGTCCGCAAGGGCGCCGCGAGAGGGCGCGAGAGTCCTGGGAGCCGGCGGAGCATGTCTCGGGATATGTTAGGTGAGTCGTTTTGCGGcctccgtcgccgtcaTTCAACCCCCGACATTGGATGGCCGGAGATTAAACCAATGTCCATGCGGAAGTGCCTGGTTGCCGACGACGTTTCCGACTGCCCCACTCTTTGAGGCAGTACCCCTGTCACAATAGCAACCGCCAAGAACACTTCCCGCGTTCCTCACAACCGCACatcccaccttccttccacAATGTCGTACCGCGACAAGCCAGAGGACGtggtcgccgccgaagaGTACGAGCTCGGTGCGCGCGACAACGAgcccctccttcctcggTATGAGGACCATGAGCGCCAGCCTTCCCCGTCCCCTGCCAACTCTAAGCGGCGCCAgcagcgccgtcgccgttTCCCGTTCCTCTGCCTCGGCGTCAGCGTCGCGTTCGTGCTCCTCTGCTTCGCCGGCAGTGCCGTGTACTATAAGAAGAATGGGGGCGACCTGAGTGCGATCGAGGACAACATTCCTGGACCAGTCAAGAGCTGGGCAGACACAATGTTCGGCGACGTGGTTGGCCTCAACGACAACAAGCACTTCCCTACTGAGTGAGCTTGGTTCCCAAGTTgatgagctgacagcagtaTCGGATACGCTGgaccgacgccgaccgGCCTGGAGTGAGTACCCATTCCAtccctcggcgccaccgccacagGCTCCTGAAACACGCTGACCTCCAGGGCTGCACTCGTCGTCACGGCGCCGGCGTTCCCGCTGTACAGTGGCGTGGCACCTCTCATTAGGCCTTCCACGGACCGCGAGGATTTCGACATGATGCGCCACTGGGGAAACTTGAGCCCGTACCGCTCTGTCAAGAGCCACGGGCTCAAGAAGTCGAGCCAGGCCATCCCGGACCATtgcgagctcgaggagatgcaCTGGCTGCAGCGCCACGGTGCGCGCTACCCTACGTCTAATCCTATGGGCCCCGCTGGCCTGTCGGAGCGCCTGAAGAAGGGTGGCAAGTGGAATGCGTCTGGCGcgctctccttcctcaacgACTGGGAATACAAACTCGGCGCTGAGCTGCTCACCCCCTTCGGCCGTAGCCAGCTCTGTGAGCTTGCGAACGTGTATGGTAACTGACAGTAGACAACCTCGGTGTGGCCGCGCGCGTTAAGTATGGCTTCCTGCTGGACCGGATGAAGGACCGCCTCCCCGTGTTCCGCACCGAGACCCAGGACCGCATGCTGCGCTCTGCCCAGAACTTCGCTGCAGGTAAGCTCGGCTTGAAAATGAagcgctgacagcaggctTCTTTGGTATCCCGGCCGAGGACCAGTACAACCTTGAGGTCATGATTGAGTGGCCCGGGTTCAACTCGTCACTCGCACCATACCACTCCTGCCCTAACGACCTCAAGGTCTACCCTCTTGTGCGCGCAAAGATTGCCGAGTGGGACAAGGTGTTCCTCAGGAACGCGCACAAGCGGCTCCAGGAGTACATGAAGGGCTACGAGCTCTCGCTGCACGACGTCATCAACATGGTGAGTACCTTATCTTACATTTCGTGACTAACCGCAGATGGACATGTGCCCGTACGAgacggtcgcgctcggtcACTCGGCGTTCTGCTCGCTCTTCACCGAGAAGGAGTGGCGCGGATACCAGTACCGCAACGACATCTTCTGGTGGTACGCGGCGTCGTTCGGCGCACCCGTCGCGCGTGCCGAGGGCCTGGGCTGGATGCAGGAGCTCACGGCGCGCCTGACGCACACGCCGCTCACGCAGTTCAACTCGTCGGTCAACTCGACGCTGCACAACGACATCCACTTCCCCGTCAGCGACCCGCTCTACGTGGACTTCACCCACGACACGACTTTCGCGCAGCGTGAGCTAAATGAGCCCTGTCGAAGCTGACCGCAGTGCTTCCAACGCTGAACCTGACGACCTTTGCGTCGCAAGGACCGCCTCCTCTTGACCACATCCCGAAGGACTGGCCCTTCGTGTCCTCTAAGTTTGCTCCGTTCGCCACCAACTTGCAAGTGCAGGTGCTCTCGTGTGCGGCGCACAGAAAGGCGTCGGCGGACGAAGACGACAAGCCGAGCTGGTGGCCGTTCAAGCCGGCCGATGATGAAGAGACTGTCGAGACTCGGTTCGACAAGCgcgatgatgacgacgacgaaggCGCTGACGAAACGCCCGAGCCGACTGACAAGGGTCGCTTCGTACGCATCATCCTCAACGACGCACCTGTCCCGTTGACCGGTATCAATGGGTGCAAGAAGGACCGCGACGGGCTGTGCGAGATCGAAGCGTTCGTGTCGAGCATGCACGCGCTCATTGGCGAGACGGACTTTGCGCAGGCCTGCCACGACGACTATGACTTCCACGCCGAGGTCATGGACGGGCGGCCGCTGTAAGTTGAGCGGCCTGGGACAGTTTAAGCTGTctggcctcctcctccataCCCACCCTTGCGCCATAGGCTTGAACTTTGGTTTTGTACCATGCATTGTTGCCATCCTGCGGTTTCTACTTGGATTCGTCCGGGTGCCAAGCGATCCATCACTTAATGACGATGTTGGAATGTTGGTCACCTCCGGCCCGACCTTGCCGGATAGCCACAggcgcctcctcgcagCGTCAtgtgcgcgacgcgcaGACCTCTACACTACTCGGCACTCGGTACACTTGTCGTCTCACTGCCTtccatcccctccctcctcttAACATTCTCCTCTTAACATCCTCCTCTTaacctcgtcctcgtcatccaccCCTCGCGCTGCCTACACACAATGAAGACTGAAGAAGTAGTGATCCAGCTCTTCGCGCGTgacctccctcctctcgaGCCAGAGAAACCATGGGACGCAACTCTGAAGCAACACATTGCGGCCCTCCCAGAACACCGTTACGTCGTGGCTGGTGAGCTCATTGTCTTGTCGTTAAACCCAgccctccacctcgccaacgacgaCATTTATGCCTGCCACGATATCGTGCAGGTCGACGAAGGCGAGCCGACTGCCGACCTGATGCACGCCCTCGTACACCGGCGCGAGGGGGACCCATTCAACTCGAAGTAGTGCGTCTTtccccctccatctccccctccccctccccctccccctccatcACAAacccaccctcccccccaCTCCCTAACGCCACTGGTTCAGCCGGATGAGGCGGCACGCACTGTGTCCGCAAcccgtcgaggccaagaagtTTGTCGACGCCTGCTCAAAAGGCGAGAAGGGCACGGTGGAGAGGCAGTGGGACGAGTTACGCGAGCTTGTGCGCTGGACGCGAGCGACGTTTACTTCGGCGTAGGAGAGTACGGTTGTATCGTCTGCGCTATATAGGGATGCGCTATAGAGATGAGACACGGACATTCTAGAGATACTGGAACTCATTGATGAGACAAGGGACGGATGCATGTTGGGCAGACACCAGCGAATCAGATTGGATTACAGTAAGTCAAATAGCAACGGAAGAACAAGGCACTCGCGAAGTCCTAGCCTCGCTAGCTCAGTCGGTTTAGAGCTTCGGTCTTTTAGAAATCCTCGGGTTATGAAGAACCGACGGTCGCGGGTTCGACCCCCGCGCGAGGCTACTTCGATTAGTTTTTGATTCTTGCTACCACTTTGGCGAATTTTGGCCTGGGGTGACTGACGCATGTAGGGATGACTGGTTATGGATGCAGGCTAAagaagagaggagaggaaggacgGAGACTCGGCAAGATCGGTGCCGTTGGTCTGGGTCAGTAGAAGTCGACGGGACGTCGACCTGGAAGCTTGGAGTTGGAAGCGAAAGGAGATCATCATCTGCATCGCCTGGCGTCTggacgaggttgatgaAGTGGAGACCGCCACCGGGGTGTAGGTGTAGGCGACTCGCTTGGCCAGATTACTCAGAAGGAGTAATCTGGCCAAGCAAGTGCGGCTGCAGAGCTGCAGTGAAGATCGAGGTCACACGTGACGACAGCGCCAGCTGTGGTTGAGGCAATATTCGAGTGACCTGAATCGCAGTGGCGGCCGACCCCACTCCTCGCGCAGTTACGCCCAGTtggaggggagggcggtGCCCAAACGAGACGTTGTGGTTTCGGGGTAGGTGACAGTATGAAGGGAGAGTTGTGTGATGGCACCTGGTGGCAGTGGCGCGATTGAAGGAGGGTCGTGGCGGAGATTGGATGGCGCCACAGCACCGCCATCCCACTCCGCCTGAAGCGTGAAGCGAGTTGAGCTGCGAGAATGCCAGAGAAGGATGCagaggaagggaagagaggagagagtgTTGAAACACgagagagaggaaggggaTACAAAGGTttgagaggggaggggttAATGAAGGGGGGGAccggaggagaaggatgAGAGCAAATTCACAAGACAgagagtgaggagtgaAGCATATGACTTGAGAGAGAATGAGAGATGTAACAAGGGGTGAGTGAAGGCTTCTGAAAGACACTGCAAGAAGACAtgaggagggcgttggCATGTGGGAACCATATGGACGGTCAAAGATCTACGTCGGCATCCAAGCCCAGAAGAATACCTACCAATTCAAAGTGATCTGCTCTCTTGAGTTCAAGGGGACGAGGTGTGAAGACGAAGACGTTGGTATTGGATCATAATTCTGACAGCCACGGTGCGCTGACATTCTCAAGAAACACGCCGCGACATTCAACGCGTTTCAAGAGGAGATAGGAGATAGATATGACAAGTTGACATGAGCGACACAGGGCCCCAATTGCGTCATGCCACTTAACAGGCTTTGTCTGGAACCAAGGTGGTTGGCGCGTGCGTGAGAAGATTGACTTTGTTTATCAAGGGACCATTTGTATGCTACATAGTATCTGGGTACCGAGCGTGACTGCTTTTTGGGGTGGGGTGTGCGGAGGCAAACATTCAACAGGTCGGCTACCTTTGGGTGAGAAACATGTTACACAAGTCACCCTGACCCTGACCAAAGCGCCCATCCATCAACACGTCCTTCTAACCCTCCCTCATCAACACGCCCATACGCTGAGCTAcactcctctcctctcatCTTATTCATCTTCTTGAGTTCCATCCCAACACTCGATCAACGAACATCCTAGACACCCCAAGCCGACTCTTTTACccaccatcctcctctGTAACCTGTCTCTGGCGCCATGTCGGTGAGTTGTTGAGTTGTTGAGTTGTTTGGCCCCTCCTACCAGTCGGCATCGCTATCTCCACGTCCTATGTCTCTCCATGTCTAACTCCAGATCGACGCGACCCGCCGCCCCGACCTAAAGCgcaaactcgtcgtcgtcggcgatggcggtgaGCTCCCCCTTACCACGCGCTATCACGCGCTAtcactcacaccaggcTGCGGTAAGACGTGTCTCCTGACCGTGTACGCCGAGAACCGCTTCCCCGAGGTGTGCCGTCTCGTTATCCAGCTGATAGCAGGAATACGTGCCTACCGTCTTCGAGAACCTCGTCACCATGGTGCCACATCCTACCGACCCGGGAAAGACGATTGAGATGGCGTTGTGGGACACGGCTGGGCAGGAAGACTTTGACCGTCTCCGGCCGCTGTCGTACAATGACACGGACGTGATTCTCGTCGTGTTCGCGTGCAACCACAGGCCAAGTCTGGAGAACGTGTATGACAAGGTGAGTGGGGTGTGGCGCCACAGCGTTGGGCAGGTTCGGTCTCTTCGCACTCACCAGTCGTTGCTGCATATGACCAGAGGCACCTCTATCCTCCCCTCCGTCAGTTGGTCGCCCGCGAGGGTTAACATCAATTCGTGACGCGACGCTTGTTGCTCCCGATCCCGACCCAGGCCGCCTTTTCCCCTTCCAAGGCTCCTACTTCCCTACTCCCCATCACCCTTCCCTGCTCACACCCAGTGGTACCCCGAGATGTCGCACTTCTGCGAAGGcgttcccctcctcctcatctgcACGAAAACTGACCTGCGAAACGATCCGACGACAAAGAGCCTCATGGCCGCGCAGGGCGTGACGCCAGTGACCTctgccgagggcgagaaggtgGCCAAGGAGATTGGAGCGCGGCGCTATCTCGAGTGCTCAGCCAAGGAGGGCCagggcgtcaaggaggtgtTTGACACGGCCATCCGCGAGAGCTTGCGCAAGGGAGCCGCTGTGACGCGCATGGTCAAGAAGAATAGCAAGAAATGTGTCGTGCTATAGCGGGGTTCCTTGATGTGGGAGCGAGCGGCTGTTGTTCATTTAGCATTATGGCATCCGGATTCTATTAGAGAGCAACTAGTTCCAGCCGAGTGGCTGAGCGCAGGCACCTACCTAGAAGCTAGAAGGGAGATatgagagatggagggaaTGGGGGAATGGCGCTGGGTAGAAGTCAGGCGCGTGGACGGATTTGCTTCCGCTCCA
Above is a genomic segment from Cutaneotrichosporon cavernicola HIS019 DNA, chromosome: 1 containing:
- the rho4 gene encoding uncharacterized protein (Belongs to the small GTPase superfamily. Rho family), coding for MSIDATRRPDLKRKLVVVGDGGCGKTCLLTVYAENRFPEEYVPTVFENLVTMVPHPTDPGKTIEMALWDTAGQEDFDRLRPLSYNDTDVILVVFACNHRPSLENVYDKWYPEMSHFCEGVPLLLICTKTDLRNDPTTKSLMAAQGVTPVTSAEGEKVAKEIGARRYLECSAKEGQGVKEVFDTAIRESLRKGAAVTRMVKKNSKKCVVL
- a CDS encoding uncharacterized protein (Belongs to the histidine acid phosphatase family) — protein: MSYRDKPEDVVAAEEYELGARDNEPLLPRYEDHERQPSPSPANSKRRQQRRRRFPFLCLGVSVAFVLLCFAGSAVYYKKNGGDLSAIEDNIPGPVKSWADTMFGDVVGLNDNKHFPTDIGYAGPTPTGLEAALVVTAPAFPLYSGVAPLIRPSTDREDFDMMRHWGNLSPYRSVKSHGLKKSSQAIPDHCELEEMHWLQRHGARYPTSNPMGPAGLSERLKKGGKWNASGALSFLNDWEYKLGAELLTPFGRSQLYNLGVAARVKYGFLLDRMKDRLPVFRTETQDRMLRSAQNFAAGFFGIPAEDQYNLEVMIEWPGFNSSLAPYHSCPNDLKVYPLVRAKIAEWDKVFLRNAHKRLQEYMKGYELSLHDVINMMDMCPYETVALGHSAFCSLFTEKEWRGYQYRNDIFWWYAASFGAPVARAEGLGWMQELTARLTHTPLTQFNSSVNSTLHNDIHFPVSDPLYVDFTHDTTFAQLLPTLNLTTFASQGPPPLDHIPKDWPFVSSKFAPFATNLQVQVLSCAAHRKASADEDDKPSWWPFKPADDEETVETRFDKRDDDDDEGADETPEPTDKGRFVRIILNDAPVPLTGINGCKKDRDGLCEIEAFVSSMHALIGETDFAQACHDDYDFHAEVMDGRPL
- the URA9 gene encoding uncharacterized protein (Dihydroorotate dehydrogenase, mitochondrial precursor) → MLRRLPGLSRPLAAPLRTTARAPALGGVRHASSGTTHPRRWIASSLIIGTVALLGSVYYYDSRSVAHEHVVMPVVRAIADPEQGHKLAVKVLSAPSWARPMDMGVDGPALKAELMGMPLVNPIGIAAGFDKDAQCIDGLFDIGFAYVEVGSICPQPQSGNPLPRFFRLEEDDAAINRYGFNSLGHGQALGQLRKRLVSFAGDHPELFPNGSLTPPAGLPRSLRPGHILAVNLGKNKTSPADSDDDYIRGVRTLGPYADVVVINISSPNTPGLRALQSREPLERLLRGVVAERDAIAVDGLPKVAVKVTCDLSEDELADVASAVRTTGVDGVIVSNTTLRREELGLQSENAGEVGGLSGRPLFPYALAALKTLRPLLPPNVPIIGAGGVWDGEDALAMARAGAAMVQVYTAFGYRGVGTPRLLKDEIKHDLVPGASWEKQVGADYGGVAGMRWDASRVAAEGAKLRAEAHELGNVLSEIRDKMHTHRLHEKDPDHLAAVNAATLAADGTSLPIDAVRGLAQLAVVETAVGVDVVEAVEAAPIVVATVVVAAPADQTATPAVVVAQKVEPSKPKDAFTEQVHSGNRRLV